Proteins from one Fragaria vesca subsp. vesca linkage group LG6, FraVesHawaii_1.0, whole genome shotgun sequence genomic window:
- the LOC101295546 gene encoding 2-hydroxy-6-oxononadienedioate/2-hydroxy-6-oxononatrienedioate hydrolase-like yields MITLVFGSSLPSPTPPEAAVVTPATKKCGSLVTGRRIFPNGCGSGSGNGFPPFLPKEVEKIKDPFARNLAQRMERLPVQMGLDDETCIMSSCVKPLVQTKNNPVVLLHCFDSSCLEWRCTYPLLEEAGLEAWAIDVLGWGFSDLERLPPCNPESKRHHLYQFWKSYIRRPMILVGPSLGASVAIDFAVSYPFAVEKLVLINASVYSEGSKLAELPRILAYAGVSLLRSIPLRLYANTLAFNDISLATTFDWTNVGRLHCLLPWWKDATVSFMSSGGYNVVAQIKQVKQKALIICSEEDRIITYKQTLRLRCELPSAIMRLIPDGGHLPHVDNPTSVAKLIAGFARNDRC; encoded by the exons ATGATAACTCTGGTGTTTGGGTCTTCACTGCCCTCACCAACACCACCAGAGGCAGCAGTGGTGACGCCAGCTACGAAGAAATGCGGGAGCTTAGTAACGGGTCGCCGGATCTTCCCAAATGGATGCGGTTCGGGTTCAGGTAACGGGTTCCCGCCGTTTCTTCCCAAAGAGGTCGAGAAGATCAAAGACCCTTTTGCCAGAAACTTGGCTCAGAGAATGGAGAGGCTCCCTGTTCAG ATGGGGTTAGATGATGAAACTTGTATAATGAGTAGTTGTGTGAAACCTTTAGTACAAACCAAGAACAATCCAGTGGTTCTTTTGCATTGCTTTGACAG TTCTTGTTTAGAATGGAGGTGCACATATCCCCTGCTTGAAGAGGCTGGGTTGGAGGCTTGGGCAATTGATGTGCTCGGGTGGGGCTTCTCCGATTTAG AAAGGCTTCCACCATGCAATCCGGAATCAAAGCGTCATCACCTCTATCAG TTTTGGAAGTCCTACATCAGAAGGCCAATGATATTAGTTGGACCTAGCCTTGGTGCTTCTGTTGCAATTGACTTTGCAGTCAGTTATCCGTTTGCT GTTGAAAAGCTGGTTTTGATCAATGCAAGTGTGTACTCAGAAGGCAGCAAACTTGCAGAATTACCTAGAATATTAGCCTATGCTGGG GTTTCCTTGTTGAGGAGCATCCCTCTACGGCTTTATGCTAATACACTGGCCTTCAATGACATTTCATTAGCCACAACCTTTGATTGGACTAAT GTCGGTCGCTTACACTGTTTGCTGCCTTGGTGGAAAGATGCAACAGTAAGTTTCATGAGTAGTGGGGGCTATAATGTTGTTGCACAAATAAAACAG GTGAAACAGAAAGCACTTATCATCTGCAGTGAGGAAGATCGAATTATCACCTACAAGCAAACACTG AGACTACGATGTGAACTACCCTCGGCAATCATGCGGCTAATACCGGATGGTGGTCACCTTCCTCATGTTGACAATCCCACCTCTGTTGCAAAGCTAATTGCAGGGTTTGCTCGCAATGACCGTTGCTGA